Below is a genomic region from Granulicella sibirica.
GAGGTGCGGACGATGTTGCAGCGGAGGTCGTAGCGGAGGATCTTGGCGTCCTGGCGCTGGACGCGGCCGGGCATCGCCTGTCCGACCCAGGGGAAGGTCTGGTGGCGATCGAGGCCGTGGAGCTTGATGATCTTGCCGTTAAGCGAGAAGCCCTTGGGGGTGAACATGGCTTCGCGGAAGCCAATGCGGCGTGTGTCCTCGTCGATGACCTTGCCGTTTTCGAGAAGCTGGACGTGGACGGTGTAGAGGTTCGGGTGTTCGAGGTCCCAGAGGTCGAGGCTGCCGAGTTTTTCGAGGGTGAGCGTGAAGGAGTTCGGTACGGGGGTCACGGGCGGGAGAGCGCCGGCGGCCTGGTCGTCATCGGCTGCGTGGTGCTCGGTTGGGGTGGGCGCGGAGAGCTTGTGGGTTGCGGCGGCGATCGCTTTGCCGTCCGGTGTGCGGCGAAGCTCGACAGAGAGGGAGAGGGCTCCGAGGTTTGTGGCGGGGGCGCGGTCGAGGAAGCATTCGACCTCGACCGTGGGGTTGGGGCCGAGGACGTTCATGGGGCGGGCGTGGATGTTTTCGAGGAAGGTCTGTGGGACGATCCGGAGGGCGACCTCGCGGTAGATGCCGCCGAAGGTGAGGTAGTCGACCTCGTTGCCGAAGGGAGGGATGTCGGCGCGTTCGGTCGAGTCGACGTCGATGGAGAGGATGTTCTTGCCGGAGGGGTCGATATGCTTGGTGAGCTCGAAGGAGAACGGCGTGAAGCCGCCGCGATATTCGCCGAGTTTGGTGCCGTTGAGATACACGGTGGAGGCGGTCATGACGCCTTCGAAGTCGACGAAGACGCGGCGGCCCTGGGCTTCGGCAGGGATGTTCAGCGGGCGGCGGTAGACGGAGATGAAGGTGTACGTCTTCTCGTCGAAGCCGTGCCATGGCAAGCGGACGTTGGTATGGGGCACGACGACCTTGTCGAAGGCGGAGTCGTCGAAGGCGACGGCATGGGCTGCTTCGGAGGTCTTGGGGCTGTAGCGCCATCCGCGATTGATGGGTAGGATGGTGCGGCCGCCCGGCGTGGTGACTGGCGCAACGGCCCTTGCAAGAGCGGCGGGGGTGACGGTGCCTGCGGCGGCGAGTGCGCTGCCGGACTTGAGAAAGGATCTACGATTCATGATGCGGGGATTCATGGTGCTCCTGTGCTTTTGTTGTTGAAGGAAATCGATTACTTCGCTGATGTCTTTTCGAGGACTACGGCGGTGCTGTCGTAGTCGCCGCCGAGGCGCAGTTGCAGGCCGACTCCCATCAACTCACTGCCGGTCATCTGGGCAGGAAGTGTGGGAGCCTTGGCTGGATCGAGCGGCTTGATCTGATACATCGCGGCGGGGTCGAGTCCTTGCGCGTGCAGCGTCTGGAAGGGCTGGCCGTAGTGCTGCGAGTGCAGATAGGCGAAAAGAATTGCCTGGTGGCCGTCCTTCGCGACGTACTCGACAGCGGATTGCTCGCTGCCTTCCGGCGCGATCAGACGGTAGAGTGAACCCTCCTGCACGGTTGGACGAATGGTCTTATAGAACGCGACGAGGCGGGTTGCGAGGGCGGTCTCTTCCGCCGTCCACTTGGTGACGTCGCTGCCGATGCCGAGCGCTCCGCCCATCGCCACGAGGAAGCGGAACTGCAGCGGGATGACGCGTTTGTCGAGATAGTTGGGGACGTCGGTAACCCAGGCCACCATCACGCCGGGGGTGTAGGCCTGCGAGAAGCCGTTCTGGATGTCGAGGCGGTCGAGCGCGTCGGTGTTGTCCGACGGCCATACCTCTTCGGTGAGCTTGAGGATGCCGAGATCGACGCGTCCACCGCCGCCTGAGCAGGACTCAATCTCGAGCTTGGGGTGCTTCTTGCGAAGCTCGGTGAGGACCCAGTAGAGGTTGTCCGTGTAGCGGACATAGATTTCCTTCTGCTCGGCCAGCGGCATGGCGTCCCAGCCGGGCTCGGACCAGTTGCGGTTGTAGTCCCACTTGAGGAAGGCGATGTCATTCTCGGTGACTAGCTTGTCGAGAAAACCAAGGACGTACTGCTTCACATCCTCGCGGGCGAGGTTGAGCATGAGCTGGGTACGGGCCTCGGTGCGCGGACGGCCGGGGAAGTTCATCGCCCAATCGGGATGCTTCCGGTAGAGGTCGCTGTCCGGGTTTACCGCCTCAGGCTCGACCCAGATGCCGAAGTCCATGCCAAGCTGGTGGACGCGATCGATGACGGGCTTGAGGCCGTGCGGGAACTTGGTCTGGTTGACATACCAGTCGCCGAGACCGGCGTGATCGGTGGCACGTTGGCCGAACCAGCCGTCATCGATGACCATGCGCTCGACACCGATGCTTGCGGCTTTTTCAGCGAGCGCAAGCTGGCCGGCCTCGTTCACGTTGAACTCGGTGGCCTCCCAGGAGTTGTAGATGATGGGCCTTAGCTTTGGCCTGGGGAAGCCAGGGAGGATCTGTTCGCGTTGGAACTTGTGCAGGATGCGCGAAGCCTCGCCGTTGCCTTTGCTCGTGTATCCGGTGTAGAAGATCGGGGTCGTGAGGGACTGGCCCTGGGCGAGGGGGTAGGCGAAGTCGAATGGGTTGTAGCCTCCGGTGATCTTCACGCGATGGCTTTCGGTCTGCTCGACGTCGATCTGCCAGCTTCCGCTCCAGCCGAGTTCGCCGAACCAGACGGGGCCATCAGCCTCGGTTGTTTCGCCGGTGCGGCCGATGGCGAACCACGGGTTCGTCTGATGCGACGTGCTGCCGCGGCGGCTCTCGAGGACGGTGTGCCCCTGCTGAACTGGCTCAGTTTGAACCTGCCACTCTGCCCCCCAGCGGCCGTGCAGTGATTTCATCTCATAGTGGCTGCTGGGCGGGAGGTTCAGGGTTGCCGAGGCCGCCTGTTCGACGGTGATCGTGGCCTTGGTGCGGTTCTCGATCTGCGACCAGCGGGCGAGGATTCCTTGCGGGTAGACCTTGTAGAAGAGGTGGACGTAGACCTCGGCGAGACGGTCGCGGAGGGTGATCTCCAACTGCTCGCCGTCTGGCCCGGAGGTCTGTTTCGTATCCAGGTAATCAAGGATGAGGGAGCGGTTGCCGTCGGGGAAGCTGATCTTGAGGGCCGGCTGCGTCGGCAGTCCGCCGCCCCAGCCAGCGTACTCGAGCGGGGTCGTCGCGATGGGAGGATCGAATGACGCGGTTTCTGGAAGCGACTTTGGCGCCGGGAGAGCGGCCTTTGGATCGAGGCGCGGTCCCCAGTAGATCGTCTGGAGAGCATGCTGGTCGTTGACGCCGACTGCATAGGTCATCTCACCGGCGGACATCTGCCAGACGTGAGCCGTGGCGTCGTAACGAATGGCCGACTGGGAGAACGCGGGCAGGGAGAGAAAAGCGGCAGAGAGAAGGGAAAAGCAGACCTGGCGATGCACGTGAGCTCCTTCAGGGACTCGTTTGGGGCAGTCAGGCTGCCCGAGCGGCGCCGTGGGAGTTCCTGTTACCCGATGGGGTTCAATGTACGCGTATACATCCACGTCAATCAACTTGCGCCCCGACGAAAGGCTTCATTCGACAGGCCCTGCCGCGAGCGGCTAAGATCACGACGCGTCGGCAGTCATGTGTCGAGCGAGCTTTCCGCAAAAGGGAGTACGACGTTGAAATTCGCCCGTTTTGGCTGTGCCGCAGCGGTTCTGCTTTCGTTCTGGTCGATCGCGGCCGCCTCACAGGAGATGCCGCGGCTGGAAAAACGCGATGGCCGGTATGCGCTTGTCGTCGACGGTAAACCTTTCCTCGTACTCGGCGCGCAGATCAACAATTCAAGCTCCTGGGCGTCCACGCTGCCCGACGTCTGGCCCGCGCTTCACGATCTGCATGTGAACACGGTTGAAGCCCCCGTGTACTGGGAGTTGATGGAACCCGAGCCGGGCAAGTTCGACTTTTCGAACGTCGATCTGCTGGTCAATCAGGCGCGCGAGAACCAGATGCATCTCGTTGTGTTGTGGTTCGGGACGTGGAAGAACGGACAGAATCACTATGTTCCGGAGTGGATCAAGACCGATCCGAAGAAGTATCCGCGCGAGGAAACGGCTTACGGGAAGCTGCTCGATGTCATGTCACCGCACTCGACGACAACCATGGAAGCGGACAAGCACGCCTTCGCAATGCTGATGCGCCACCTGAATGAGATCGATGGGGACCGGCACACGGTCATCATGATCCAGGTCGAGAATGAGTCCGGTTCGGTCGGATCGGTACGCGACTTTTCGCCAGCGGCCCAGAAGCTTTTCGTTGGGAATGTGCCCGCGTCCTTCGCCGGCGCGCTCCATAAGAAGGACGGCACGTGGTCGCAGGTATTCGGTGCGGATGCGGATGAGAGCTTCGCTGCATATGCGGCTGCTCACTACATCGGCGAGATAGCGGCGGCGGGCAAGGCTGAATATCCTTTGCCGATGTATTGCAATGTCTGGGTCACGTATCCGGTTCATGCGCTCGAGAATCGCGACCGCGCGAGTGCAGGGCAGGAGTATCCGAGCGGCGGACCTCAGCAGCAGAATATCGACATCTGGAAAGCTGCCGCGCCCGCGATCGATGTGCTTGCGCCTGACTTTTACTCAGACGATGTCTCCTTCTTTCGGAGCGTAGTCTCGGCCTACCATCGCCCGGACAACCCGCTCTTCGTCCCCGAAACGGGGAGGACAAAGAACTTCGGCCGGTACTTCTTCTATGCGCTCGGACATGGAGCCATCGGCTTCTCGCCCTTTGGCGTGGACTACACGAGTTGGTCTACAACGAAGCACGAGATGCCCGACTATCTCTCCGAGAACTATGCGCTGGTCGGTCCGATCCAGCAGCAGATCGCGCAATGGAACCTTGATGGCAAGCTTCAGACCGCGATCGAAGAGCCGGGCACGCAGCGGCAGACGCTGAAGTTCGGCGACGTCGATGCCATCATCTCGTTCGGCTATCCGCAGCACGATGGCCAGATGCCTCCGGGAACGACGGACACGCATGGGCGCGTGCTGGTCGCGCAGACCGGACCGCTCGAGTTCGTCGTGACGGGCGTTGATGCCAGTGTGAGCTTTCACTTCGCCAGCGATTACAGCACGGCGCACAATGAGCAGCTCGAGATCCTGACTGCGGAAGAGGGTCGATACGAGAACGGGACCTGGACGAGGACGCGCATCTGGAACGGGGATCAGACCGATCGCGGCCTGAACTTCCATTCGGGAACTCATCAACTGGTTCGGATTCGCTTCCATGCGTTACCCTTGACCGACACCGAGATCAAGAAGTAAGGGTGCCGACAAGGCCCAATCCCAGGAACGACAGGTTGACGATGAAACGTTTTCTTAATGCACTCCCTCTGCTTGCCTCTTTCTCGTTCGTTCCGGCTCCGTTTCTCCATGCCCAGGCAGGGAAGCAAGGTACGGCGGCCCAGGTACCCGGATCCATGAACGACGTACTCTACGGGGCGGCGTACTACCACGAGTACATGCCCTACGAGCGGCTCGATAAAGACATCGCGCTGATGAAGGATGCGGGCATCACGGTGGTTCGCATGGGCGAGTCGACCTGGAGCCTGTGGGAGCCTCAGGATGGTCATTTCGAATATGCATGGATGGATCGCGTCGTCGATGCCATGGGGAAGGCCGGCATCAAGGTCATCATGGGGACGCCGACCTATTCCATCCCGACGTGGATGTATCGGGAGCACCCGGAGGTTCTGGCTCGACCGCTCGGCGGCGCGCAGACGTTCTACGGTATGCGCCAGAACATGGACACGGATAACCCGACGTTCCGCTTCTATGCGCAGCGCGTGATCCGCAACATGGTCGAGCATTACAAGAACAATCCGGCGGTAATTGGCTGGCAGATCGATAATGAGACGGCTTCGTATGGGGCGTCGAACCAGGACGTCTTCACCGGGTTCGTCGATCACCTGAAGCAGAAGTTTGGTACGACGGATGCGCTTAACAAGGCGTGGTTCCTGAACTACTGGGGCGAGGACGTGAACGGCTGGGAGAACATGCCGCCGCGCGACGGAACCATCAGCACCGGGTACAAACTGGAGTGGTCGCGCTGGGAGCAGATGCGCGTGACCGACTACCTCGGCTGGCAGGCGAAGCTTGTGCGCGAGTACCGCCGTCCCGACCAGTTCATTACGCAGGACTATGGCGGCGCGATGCGGCGGAACGTCAACGAGCACGAGGTCAGCAAGGTCGTCGACATCGATGCCGTCAATCCGTATCACGGCTCTCAGGATCACTTCGACGGACAGAATCAGGCGATGCAGGGTGACTATACGCGATCGCTCAAACACTCCAACTATCTCGTGACTGAGACGAATGCGCAGACGACCGACTGGACTTCTTCGTATCAGTATCCACCGTACGACGGGCAGCTTCGGCTCGATGTCTATACCCACATGTCGAGCGGGGCCAACATGGTCGAATACTGGCACTGGGCTTCCATCCACTCGGGCCAGGAGACTTACTGGAAGGGCGTGCTCTCGCACGATCTGGAACCGAACCGGGCCTACGCGGAAGTATCCAAGACTGCTCATGAGTTGAAGAAGATCGGACCCCATCTCGTCAATCTTAAGAAGACGAACGACGTGGCGATCCTCTACAGCGTTGACTCCGCGAACGCGATCGACTTTATGCCTTTCGGGCTTGCTCCTGGCACCCAATGGCAGATGGGTAAGCCAGCGGCGGATTACACGACAGTGCTTCACCAACTGCACACCGCCCTCTACAACGCCAACGTGGGCACCGACTTCGTCTTCCCGGAAGATGCCGACTTTTCGCGCTACAAGTTGATCGTGATTCCGCCGCTCTACATCGCGGATGATGCTCTCCTCACCAAGATCTCCGACTACGTCAAAGGCGGAGGACACGTCCTGATGAGCTTCAAGAGCGGCTTCGCCAACGAGAACTCGGCGGTCCGCTGGGTGCGTGCGCCCGGACCGCTCCGTGAGGCGGCAGGGTTCAGCTACCAGGAGTTTTCGAACCTTGAGAAACCGCTCGCGCTCAAAGACGACCCCTTCAAGGTTGGCGATAACAACAAAGTGATGTACTGGGCGGAGTTCCTGAAGCTCGAGCATGCGAAGGCGCTCGCCACCTATGGCCACCCGTTCTTTGGTCAGTGGCCGGCGATTACGCGGAACCAGTTCGGGTCTGGCTCACTCACCTACGAGGGAACTGTTCTTGATGACAAGCTGCAGGAGAAGGTGGTCCTCGATACCCTTGCGGATGCTCATCTTCTGGATGAGAGCGAACCGCTTCCCGCTCCTGTACGCGAGAAGAGCGGCATCAACGGCATGGGCAAGACTCTGCATTACTTCCTCAACTACTCGAGCGACACCCAGCACATGACGTACAAGAGGAAGACGGGCATGGATCTTCTGACCGGTAGGACCATCGCGGCGAACGCGACGGTCGATCTGGCTCCATGGGATCTGATCATTGTCGAAGAGCAGTAGTGGCAGGTGCGGCTGCGTTTCGCTAAGACACCTGGGGTACCGGCCGACTCAGCTTCGGGCTGCGGAGTTTCTTGACCTGAGGTACTGGTCCTGTCGATTTACGCTCCACGAACGTCGGGCTAATGAAGTGCTGCTCCCCGGCTGTAGGCTTCTGTCCCGCCGCCCCCTGCGTCTTGAGGAGCGAATGAATCGCTGCTTCCGCGATGCTGGTATGTGGGAGCCGGACGGTCGTCAGCGCCGGGGTGGTGTAGGCGCTGAGCTGGATATCGTCAAAGCCGATGATGGAGATATCCTGCGGCACGCGCAGCCCTCGCTCGGCGATGGCTCCGAGCGCGCCAATCGCGGTGAGATCGTTTGAGGTCAGCACAGCTGTCGGCATGGTCTTCGAGTCGAGTATCCGGCACATCGCCTTGTAGCCACCGTCCGGGCGATGATTGCCCTCCTGCACCAGATCCGGGTTCGCCTGCAGGTGGTCGCGGGCGCTGCTGTCGGCAAAAGCCCGGTAACGCGTCCGGGCGGATGTGAGGCTGAGCGGCCCGCTGATGAAGGCGATCCGTTTGTGCCCGAGTTTGACCAGATGGCTCATGGCCATCTCGACGCCCGCCGAGTAATCGATATGGACGCAGCTGATGCCCGGAGCAGGCTCGCCGGTGTCGAGGAAGACGACCGGAATGTGCTTCTTCCGGAAGAACTCGATCAGATGATCGTCCATCTCGGAGGTCATGATGGCCACGCCGTCGACCTTGCGTTCGAGCATGCGGGTGACGCACTTCATGGTTCGTTCCGGATCGTAATTCGTGTTGGCGATCAGGATCTCTTTGCCGCTGCCGACGGCGATGTCCTCGAACGCCTTAACCAGTTCGGGGAAAAACGGATTCGTGATCTCGGAGATGATGAGCCCAAGGAGATTGCTTCGGCCCGAACCGAGCGCACGGGCGTTGGTATTTGGAAAGAAGTTCAGAGCACCAATCGCTAAGTGAACGCGGGCCGCTGTCTCGGGGCTGACCTTCGCGGAACCGTTGATCGTGCGGGAGACGGTTGCGGTGGAGACATTCGCCCGGCTCGCGACGGCTTTGATGTTCATGAAGAACCTTCCATCCCAATCGACTTCGTCCGGAAGCGTCCCTTCGTTCCCTGGAGCCAAACCGGACCTGACATTCTTTGACAACCTGAAAGGCAGAGAGCTGTTTCGAGCAGTCAGTATAGCGACGGGAATTTCTTTCGTCACCGAACTTTTTGCGAAAACAGCTCCAAGGTGTGTGAAGTGCCGAGGAACATCAACCATATCCGAGAAGAAAGCGCGCTCGTCCCGCCGCTTTCGAGGCAAGGTGGCCTGATACCCTCATTCTATGAACTCGCGTGTGGCGGAGACCAAATCCGGGATCGAAATCGAGATATCCGTCGCGGGAGTACTGTTTGACATGGACGGGGTTCTCGTAAGCTCAACGCTCGGCGATGAGCGTTGCTGGACTCGCTGGGCGTCACATCATGGTCTGAGCGATACGTTCGATCTGCGCGGGACGCATGGGCGGCGAGCCGTCGATACCATTCTGGAATATCTCCCGAACCTCACCCCCGAAGAAACTGCGAGGCACCTCGCGCAACTCGAGGCGTCTTCCGCGGAAGAGCAGTCCGGAGTGGTCGCATATCCAGGGGCAAGCGCCTTGCTCGCCTCGATACCGCCGGGCCGTTGGACCATCGTCACCTCAGCGTCCGAGAGGACGATGCGCAGCCGCCTTTCGGCCGTTGGCATTACGCCTCCCGCGCAAACGGTGGGGGCGGACAGGATCAGCAAGGGCAAGCCGCATCCAGAGGGATACCTCATGGGAGCCGCGCTTCTCGGCCAACGGCCTGAGGAATGCCTTGTTATCGAGGATGCGCCCGCTGGGATTCGTGCCGGCAAGACGGCAGGATGCCGCGTTCTCGCCGTAGCTTCGTCCCACAGCCTGGACGAACTGCAGGGCGCGGATTGGATCGTCGCTTCGATCGATCAGATCGGACTTGCGGTGAATACCCACACGGACGCTCTGAAGCTGAGATTTCCGGTGCTGAAGAGCAAGACCGAGAGCGCTTAGAGGCTGCTCCGCACCGTTTCATCGGCATCCATTTCTCTTCCTCTTCAATTCGAAGAGCGGCTCAGGATTTAGTTCCGGTGTCCGGGCAGCAGTCATCTGACTCTGCCGGGATGCAGAGGAGGACGAGTGCCGGTGCGATGCTGCAGAGGGACGACGGTGGGAGCGGGAAACACAAATCCGATCGGAAGCAAAGTAGTCGTGATCCCAAGGGCTATATTGCCTCCGCTCTTCAGGAAGCCTGTTGCACCTGAGCTCTTGAAGTCTGTGCTGCCGTCGAAGTTTTTCTTCGCAAATGGCAGCGCCAGGAAAAACTTCGATGACTCCCCTGGCCGAATTGCAGTCTGAAACTCTATCTCAGGATTCTGCCCATTGAAGCTGCTGTAGGGTTCGGGAAGGCCCGAGTCGATTGAGGACGGGGACGCCTGACCGAGCCCGTCCAGACGATAATCCACCTCGACATACGCGCTCATGGGAGGGTAGAGGACGACCGTGAAGACAGTAGCCACACTATTCGAGTCGTTCGTCAGCCGGTAGTAGAAAGAGTAGAGGCCCGTCTCTGTGGACTGGACCACTCTGCGCTGAAGCTCTCCAAAAAGGGTAAGACCTCCCGAGAGGTCGGGATAGTCGATGCTCAGCGACTCGGCGAAGATCGGCTCATCAAAGGTCTCTGCCAATGGAATGACGTCATCGTACACAACGGTCCCATTCAGCTCAGGATGCTTCGCCGACGTGGTCCCTTGTGGGGTGACACTGTTGCCGGCGACGTCGGGGGTGCCGCTTAAGTTGAGGATTGGCATGATCTAGCCTGCTGTCGATTTCGATGTGTCGATGCGGGCAGAAGACTAACAGATCAAATTGTCTTGTAAAGGGTTTTCCTGCGCCGGGCCTGACCTGGGGCGATGACCATACGGACGAATAAGCCTGGCAAATCGCCACGGTTTCCTTATTCCGCACGGAGAGCGACGACTGGATCGATGTGGGCTTCCCGAAGGAAGCGGTCCCCTGGCGAAGACCGTCTTGAGGCGGGACATTCGTGGCGTAAAGCGCGGGCAGCAGGCCGAAGAGGGCGCGGAGACGCACGACGCCGCGAAGTGGGGTGTTTTCGTCTTTGTGACAATGTAGCGCCACTCGGCCGCGTCCAGATCGATGTCTTTCCATTGGCCTTTCCGCAGCTCTCCAGGCCGCACGAAGAGCAAGGGTGCCAAGCGTAGTGCGCAACGGACCGAGGGGGAGTCGTCGTATCCGCCCATGGCTCCAACCCAATTTGGAGAGTTCCGCACAAATCACTCTCGGGCGACCAATTCGAAACTGTTCTGCGCCCGTTCGGATTTTGCGGACTTGGAGGCTTTCCGATTGGCGCTCGGGTCTGACCCGTTTGCTAGCAGCTTGCGAGCATCGTCCCGCCGACTCCGGGCTTCCTTCAACCCCACAGCCGGATAGACCCCTAACGATAGGCGCTTTTCCTTACCAGGGATCCGGTACTTCAGTCGCCACCACTTGCCCCCAGCAGGGGGCAACTTCCAGGTAAAGGCCGCCGCCGTCGAAAGAGTCTCCGCGTCTTATTGGGGAATTCCGGAGTACC
It encodes:
- a CDS encoding DUF5597 domain-containing protein, with protein sequence MKFARFGCAAAVLLSFWSIAAASQEMPRLEKRDGRYALVVDGKPFLVLGAQINNSSSWASTLPDVWPALHDLHVNTVEAPVYWELMEPEPGKFDFSNVDLLVNQARENQMHLVVLWFGTWKNGQNHYVPEWIKTDPKKYPREETAYGKLLDVMSPHSTTTMEADKHAFAMLMRHLNEIDGDRHTVIMIQVENESGSVGSVRDFSPAAQKLFVGNVPASFAGALHKKDGTWSQVFGADADESFAAYAAAHYIGEIAAAGKAEYPLPMYCNVWVTYPVHALENRDRASAGQEYPSGGPQQQNIDIWKAAAPAIDVLAPDFYSDDVSFFRSVVSAYHRPDNPLFVPETGRTKNFGRYFFYALGHGAIGFSPFGVDYTSWSTTKHEMPDYLSENYALVGPIQQQIAQWNLDGKLQTAIEEPGTQRQTLKFGDVDAIISFGYPQHDGQMPPGTTDTHGRVLVAQTGPLEFVVTGVDASVSFHFASDYSTAHNEQLEILTAEEGRYENGTWTRTRIWNGDQTDRGLNFHSGTHQLVRIRFHALPLTDTEIKK
- a CDS encoding alpha-galactosidase, with translation MHRQVCFSLLSAAFLSLPAFSQSAIRYDATAHVWQMSAGEMTYAVGVNDQHALQTIYWGPRLDPKAALPAPKSLPETASFDPPIATTPLEYAGWGGGLPTQPALKISFPDGNRSLILDYLDTKQTSGPDGEQLEITLRDRLAEVYVHLFYKVYPQGILARWSQIENRTKATITVEQAASATLNLPPSSHYEMKSLHGRWGAEWQVQTEPVQQGHTVLESRRGSTSHQTNPWFAIGRTGETTEADGPVWFGELGWSGSWQIDVEQTESHRVKITGGYNPFDFAYPLAQGQSLTTPIFYTGYTSKGNGEASRILHKFQREQILPGFPRPKLRPIIYNSWEATEFNVNEAGQLALAEKAASIGVERMVIDDGWFGQRATDHAGLGDWYVNQTKFPHGLKPVIDRVHQLGMDFGIWVEPEAVNPDSDLYRKHPDWAMNFPGRPRTEARTQLMLNLAREDVKQYVLGFLDKLVTENDIAFLKWDYNRNWSEPGWDAMPLAEQKEIYVRYTDNLYWVLTELRKKHPKLEIESCSGGGGRVDLGILKLTEEVWPSDNTDALDRLDIQNGFSQAYTPGVMVAWVTDVPNYLDKRVIPLQFRFLVAMGGALGIGSDVTKWTAEETALATRLVAFYKTIRPTVQEGSLYRLIAPEGSEQSAVEYVAKDGHQAILFAYLHSQHYGQPFQTLHAQGLDPAAMYQIKPLDPAKAPTLPAQMTGSELMGVGLQLRLGGDYDSTAVVLEKTSAK
- a CDS encoding beta-galactosidase, with translation MKRFLNALPLLASFSFVPAPFLHAQAGKQGTAAQVPGSMNDVLYGAAYYHEYMPYERLDKDIALMKDAGITVVRMGESTWSLWEPQDGHFEYAWMDRVVDAMGKAGIKVIMGTPTYSIPTWMYREHPEVLARPLGGAQTFYGMRQNMDTDNPTFRFYAQRVIRNMVEHYKNNPAVIGWQIDNETASYGASNQDVFTGFVDHLKQKFGTTDALNKAWFLNYWGEDVNGWENMPPRDGTISTGYKLEWSRWEQMRVTDYLGWQAKLVREYRRPDQFITQDYGGAMRRNVNEHEVSKVVDIDAVNPYHGSQDHFDGQNQAMQGDYTRSLKHSNYLVTETNAQTTDWTSSYQYPPYDGQLRLDVYTHMSSGANMVEYWHWASIHSGQETYWKGVLSHDLEPNRAYAEVSKTAHELKKIGPHLVNLKKTNDVAILYSVDSANAIDFMPFGLAPGTQWQMGKPAADYTTVLHQLHTALYNANVGTDFVFPEDADFSRYKLIVIPPLYIADDALLTKISDYVKGGGHVLMSFKSGFANENSAVRWVRAPGPLREAAGFSYQEFSNLEKPLALKDDPFKVGDNNKVMYWAEFLKLEHAKALATYGHPFFGQWPAITRNQFGSGSLTYEGTVLDDKLQEKVVLDTLADAHLLDESEPLPAPVREKSGINGMGKTLHYFLNYSSDTQHMTYKRKTGMDLLTGRTIAANATVDLAPWDLIIVEEQ
- a CDS encoding HAD-IA family hydrolase, which produces MNSRVAETKSGIEIEISVAGVLFDMDGVLVSSTLGDERCWTRWASHHGLSDTFDLRGTHGRRAVDTILEYLPNLTPEETARHLAQLEASSAEEQSGVVAYPGASALLASIPPGRWTIVTSASERTMRSRLSAVGITPPAQTVGADRISKGKPHPEGYLMGAALLGQRPEECLVIEDAPAGIRAGKTAGCRVLAVASSHSLDELQGADWIVASIDQIGLAVNTHTDALKLRFPVLKSKTESA
- a CDS encoding LacI family DNA-binding transcriptional regulator translates to MNIKAVASRANVSTATVSRTINGSAKVSPETAARVHLAIGALNFFPNTNARALGSGRSNLLGLIISEITNPFFPELVKAFEDIAVGSGKEILIANTNYDPERTMKCVTRMLERKVDGVAIMTSEMDDHLIEFFRKKHIPVVFLDTGEPAPGISCVHIDYSAGVEMAMSHLVKLGHKRIAFISGPLSLTSARTRYRAFADSSARDHLQANPDLVQEGNHRPDGGYKAMCRILDSKTMPTAVLTSNDLTAIGALGAIAERGLRVPQDISIIGFDDIQLSAYTTPALTTVRLPHTSIAEAAIHSLLKTQGAAGQKPTAGEQHFISPTFVERKSTGPVPQVKKLRSPKLSRPVPQVS